The following coding sequences lie in one Synechococcus sp. PCC 7336 genomic window:
- a CDS encoding alpha/beta fold hydrolase, giving the protein MIAQSPVRAPLPPLQTWIWQGHSIRYTVAGSGQPLLLIHGFGASVHHWRKNIPVLAAAGYRVFAIDLLGFGGSDKPAIAYSLDLWETMLAEFWAEHIQQPTVFVGNSIGALLSLMLVARHPELSAGGVLLNCAGGLNHRSNELNLPLRLVMGTFQRAVNSQIIGPWLFDRIRQKHRIRGTLRQVYGNREAITDELVDAIYAPACHPDAHKVFASILTAPAGPAPEELLPQVDRPLLVLWGEMDPWTPIDRGRHYASYSDRVKFVPIPQTGHCPHDEHPELVNDAIVTWLTELP; this is encoded by the coding sequence GTGATTGCTCAATCCCCCGTACGCGCTCCCCTGCCACCCCTACAAACCTGGATCTGGCAGGGGCATTCCATTCGTTACACCGTTGCCGGTAGCGGCCAGCCCCTGTTGCTGATCCACGGCTTTGGGGCGTCCGTTCACCACTGGCGCAAAAATATTCCCGTCTTAGCAGCAGCGGGCTATCGCGTCTTTGCGATCGACCTGCTCGGGTTTGGCGGCTCCGATAAACCGGCGATCGCCTACTCCCTCGACCTATGGGAAACCATGTTGGCAGAATTTTGGGCGGAGCACATTCAGCAGCCAACCGTCTTTGTGGGCAACTCCATCGGCGCGCTGCTCAGCCTGATGTTGGTGGCCCGCCATCCCGAACTGTCGGCGGGGGGCGTCTTGCTCAACTGTGCTGGCGGGCTCAACCATCGCTCCAATGAATTGAACCTGCCCCTGCGTTTGGTGATGGGAACGTTTCAGCGGGCAGTCAACTCGCAGATTATCGGCCCCTGGCTGTTCGATCGCATTCGTCAAAAACATCGCATTCGCGGCACCCTGAGGCAGGTCTACGGCAATCGCGAAGCCATCACAGACGAACTGGTGGATGCCATTTACGCCCCCGCTTGCCACCCCGATGCCCATAAAGTGTTTGCCTCTATCCTGACGGCCCCTGCCGGACCTGCCCCCGAGGAGCTGTTACCCCAGGTCGATCGACCGCTGTTGGTGCTGTGGGGAGAGATGGACCCCTGGACCCCCATCGATCGCGGTCGCCACTATGCCAGCTACAGCGATCGAGTCAAGTTTGTACCCATTCCCCAAACGGGTCACTGCCCCCACGACGAACACCCCGAGCTTGTCAATGACGCGATCGTCACTTGGCTGACCGAGCTCCCATAG
- a CDS encoding cupin domain-containing protein, producing MAKALLQMQASALQIRARLEYPETGILSKVLLGDENCQYMLFCLATGSKIAEHRAPRNATIHVLEGSGKLTLNGQVISLEPGIFAVMPARTPHALTAIENLAFLLILSEPAPPLRS from the coding sequence ATGGCGAAAGCACTCTTGCAAATGCAGGCATCAGCTCTACAAATTCGCGCTCGCCTCGAATATCCAGAGACAGGCATTTTGAGTAAAGTCTTGCTCGGGGATGAGAACTGTCAATACATGCTCTTTTGTCTGGCAACTGGAAGCAAGATTGCCGAACATAGAGCCCCTCGCAATGCCACTATCCACGTGCTGGAAGGAAGTGGAAAGCTCACACTGAATGGACAGGTCATTTCCTTGGAACCCGGCATATTTGCAGTGATGCCCGCTCGTACGCCCCATGCCCTCACTGCGATCGAAAATCTCGCTTTTTTACTCATCCTTTCGGAGCCAGCACCACCGCTGCGATCCTAG
- a CDS encoding EAL domain-containing response regulator: MLCSSVNSPETNILIVDDSRVNRLSLSKILSAVGYTIHQADSGAAALTMVGEQPPDLIVMDIRMPELDGYATCQRLKANATTESIPVIFISSLEDIRDKVRAFKVGGCDYILKPFEPQEVLVRVNSQIELLRQKRQLETWNEQLEDRVRQRTAELEQQILQRQQAQEELEYLALFDRLTQLPNRLSLLQQLDRKLDRAKQNSQYEFALLLFDCDRFKVVNDSLGHSAGDCLLKLIAERLQLNLPPETFLARLGADEFGLVVDTVHSREAAQALVQWVRQQMKLPFQLQGREVFIDVCSGVALGTADYDSPEHLLRDADAAMYRAKQQGPDRHKVFDTSMYVRAVARLDLENDLRRAVPNRELELYYQPIVSLTSDTICGFEALLRWNHPERPISPAKFIPIAEETGAIVDIGQWCLQQACSQLRQWQDWDAGLRSLSVSVNISARQFIHSNLLETVDRVLLETQLDSTCLKLELTESALMDNANSARNLLQALRDRQIQLCIDDFGTGYSSMSYLQQLPLNILKVDRSFVREMGRKGGNPAIVLAIVTLAHSLGLHAIAEGVETQEQMQQLREMGCEFGQGYLIAKPLSALAAGDLLKSFPSRLGIT; the protein is encoded by the coding sequence ATGTTGTGCTCTTCTGTTAACTCGCCCGAGACAAACATCCTGATTGTCGACGATAGCCGCGTCAATCGCCTGTCGCTCTCCAAAATTTTAAGTGCTGTTGGCTATACCATTCACCAGGCAGACAGCGGTGCCGCTGCGCTGACAATGGTGGGCGAGCAACCGCCCGATTTGATTGTGATGGACATCCGCATGCCGGAATTAGATGGATATGCCACCTGTCAGCGTCTAAAAGCCAATGCGACAACAGAATCGATCCCGGTGATTTTTATTAGCTCCCTCGAAGACATTCGCGATAAGGTGCGGGCTTTTAAGGTGGGGGGCTGCGACTACATTCTCAAACCCTTCGAGCCCCAAGAAGTCTTAGTTCGGGTGAATAGCCAGATCGAGCTGCTGCGGCAAAAACGCCAGTTGGAAACCTGGAACGAGCAGTTGGAAGATCGGGTACGCCAGCGTACAGCTGAGCTAGAGCAGCAGATTTTGCAACGGCAGCAGGCTCAAGAGGAGTTGGAATACTTGGCTCTGTTCGATCGTTTGACCCAACTGCCCAATCGGCTCAGTTTATTACAACAGCTCGATCGCAAGCTCGATCGCGCCAAACAAAACTCCCAATATGAATTTGCGCTGCTGCTGTTTGATTGCGATCGCTTCAAAGTGGTTAACGACTCGCTGGGGCACAGCGCGGGGGATTGTCTCCTGAAGCTCATTGCCGAGCGACTCCAGCTCAATCTCCCTCCCGAGACATTTTTGGCCCGCTTGGGAGCAGACGAATTTGGCTTGGTGGTGGATACGGTCCATTCGAGGGAGGCGGCCCAAGCTTTGGTGCAGTGGGTGCGCCAGCAAATGAAGCTCCCGTTTCAGTTGCAGGGGCGAGAAGTGTTTATCGACGTGTGCTCTGGAGTTGCTTTGGGGACGGCAGATTATGACTCGCCCGAACACCTCTTGCGAGATGCCGATGCGGCCATGTATCGTGCCAAACAGCAGGGTCCCGATCGCCACAAGGTGTTCGATACCTCTATGTACGTTCGAGCGGTGGCTCGCCTCGATCTGGAAAACGACCTGCGCCGCGCTGTCCCCAATCGCGAACTGGAGTTGTACTACCAGCCGATCGTGTCGCTAACCTCCGATACGATCTGCGGCTTCGAGGCCTTGTTGCGGTGGAACCATCCCGAGCGCCCCATCTCCCCCGCTAAATTTATTCCGATCGCGGAAGAAACCGGCGCGATCGTCGATATCGGTCAGTGGTGTTTGCAGCAAGCCTGCAGCCAACTGCGCCAATGGCAGGACTGGGATGCGGGTTTGCGATCGCTGAGCGTGAGTGTGAATATTTCGGCCCGACAATTCATTCATTCCAACCTGCTGGAGACCGTCGATCGGGTTTTGCTCGAAACGCAATTGGATAGCACCTGTTTGAAGCTGGAGCTGACTGAAAGTGCCTTAATGGACAATGCCAACTCAGCTCGAAATCTGCTACAAGCATTGCGCGATCGCCAGATTCAACTGTGCATCGACGACTTCGGTACGGGCTACTCCTCCATGAGTTATCTGCAGCAATTACCCCTCAACATTCTCAAAGTCGACCGCTCCTTCGTACGAGAGATGGGTCGAAAGGGGGGCAACCCGGCGATTGTGTTGGCTATTGTGACGCTGGCCCACAGTTTGGGCTTGCACGCGATCGCCGAAGGGGTAGAAACGCAGGAGCAAATGCAGCAATTGCGGGAAATGGGGTGCGAGTTCGGCCAGGGATATCTCATCGCCAAACCCTTGAGTGCCCTAGCCGCAGGAGATCTATTGAAAAGCTTCCCCTCTCGGCTAGGTATCACTTAA
- a CDS encoding PEP-CTERM sorting domain-containing protein (PEP-CTERM proteins occur, often in large numbers, in the proteomes of bacteria that also encode an exosortase, a predicted intramembrane cysteine proteinase. The presence of a PEP-CTERM domain at a protein's C-terminus predicts cleavage within the sorting domain, followed by covalent anchoring to some some component of the (usually Gram-negative) cell surface. Many PEP-CTERM proteins exhibit an unusual sequence composition that includes large numbers of potential glycosylation sites. Expression of one such protein has been shown restore the ability of a bacterium to form floc, a type of biofilm.), giving the protein MKKNSEKCPIAFAGVGLLSVGLAAFSLVGQAEAASLVTIEFAPANFSIGGVGPAAVADGPGPGTSDFSLSGITGSGGEVLNLAVPAFYSSPPASYFFSDVTPLVSGFDSTVATGSGSLSFDFTVGALEFFFFDPLDTGLATATAFDSGGVALGTVSATSSLAPGFVTLDFAAPIASVEFSGGAIDSLTAVAVPEPATFLGLPIAFLGAIYLKRRGNVGQ; this is encoded by the coding sequence GTGAAGAAGAATTCTGAAAAATGTCCGATCGCCTTTGCTGGCGTCGGGCTGTTGAGTGTAGGTCTAGCGGCCTTTTCTCTTGTCGGGCAAGCTGAAGCAGCTTCCCTTGTTACCATCGAGTTTGCCCCCGCAAATTTTAGTATTGGAGGTGTCGGCCCAGCAGCGGTTGCGGATGGTCCGGGGCCGGGAACCTCAGACTTCAGCTTGAGTGGGATTACCGGCAGCGGTGGCGAGGTTTTGAACCTAGCTGTGCCCGCGTTCTACTCATCCCCCCCAGCCAGCTATTTCTTCAGCGATGTCACTCCTCTAGTGAGTGGTTTTGATAGTACGGTTGCCACTGGCAGCGGTTCTCTGAGTTTCGACTTTACAGTAGGTGCTCTGGAGTTTTTCTTTTTCGATCCATTGGACACCGGTTTGGCAACGGCAACAGCCTTCGATAGCGGTGGCGTTGCATTAGGCACTGTTAGTGCCACCTCCTCACTCGCTCCCGGCTTTGTCACACTTGATTTTGCTGCCCCCATCGCCAGTGTTGAGTTCAGTGGGGGAGCGATCGATAGTCTAACCGCTGTAGCTGTCCCCGAGCCCGCGACATTCTTGGGGCTGCCGATCGCTTTCCTCGGTGCCATCTATCTGAAGCGCAGGGGCAATGTGGGTCAGTAA
- a CDS encoding CHAD domain-containing protein yields MKKTAATTRTTPPDGRAEPAVLSDYLHSAIRRYVRKVTRYESAVLADRDPEDLHQMRVGMRRLRTALKAYGSVLELPERARDRQVGKVARRLGNLRDLDVLMETLERHYWPALPFEEQLVLAKVMHQLGEDRQKAFKQARSTLTGEKYKTLKKQIRAWLRSPQYRPLAQLPVADIVPEFVQPLICQLLLHPGWWVGAELRGDRFYPLRELTPEAAEKLISVRGTPLHDLRKQVKRVRYQLDFCADWLGKGCQAELKRFSQLQDALGRMQDSVVLEDFLDRTLDRQFKASMPTLATILVQARHRAWLDWQPLQEHFLNPEARRNLHLMLLRG; encoded by the coding sequence ATGAAAAAAACAGCAGCTACAACTCGAACTACACCACCCGATGGACGAGCGGAGCCAGCTGTTCTATCCGACTATCTTCATAGCGCGATTCGACGGTATGTGCGCAAGGTAACTCGCTACGAGTCGGCAGTCTTAGCCGATCGCGATCCCGAAGATCTACATCAAATGCGAGTGGGGATGCGGCGGTTGCGGACGGCGTTAAAGGCTTATGGATCGGTGTTGGAGTTGCCGGAGAGGGCGCGAGACCGACAGGTGGGCAAGGTGGCCCGAAGATTGGGGAATTTGCGCGATCTCGATGTCTTGATGGAGACACTGGAGAGGCACTATTGGCCTGCATTGCCGTTTGAAGAGCAACTGGTGCTGGCGAAGGTGATGCATCAGTTGGGGGAAGATCGCCAGAAGGCTTTCAAGCAGGCGAGATCGACACTGACCGGGGAGAAGTATAAAACGCTGAAGAAGCAGATTCGGGCTTGGTTGCGATCGCCCCAGTACAGACCGCTAGCGCAGTTGCCTGTGGCGGATATTGTGCCGGAATTCGTGCAGCCACTAATTTGTCAATTACTGCTGCATCCCGGTTGGTGGGTGGGGGCAGAGCTGCGAGGCGATCGGTTTTATCCGCTGAGGGAATTGACGCCCGAGGCGGCTGAAAAGCTGATTTCTGTGCGAGGAACGCCGTTGCACGATTTGCGCAAACAGGTGAAGCGGGTGCGATATCAACTGGATTTTTGTGCAGATTGGCTGGGTAAGGGCTGTCAGGCCGAGTTGAAGCGATTTTCGCAGTTACAGGATGCCTTGGGGAGAATGCAGGACAGTGTGGTTTTAGAAGATTTTTTGGATCGGACGCTCGATCGGCAGTTTAAGGCGTCGATGCCGACGTTGGCGACGATTTTGGTGCAGGCGAGACATCGGGCTTGGTTGGATTGGCAGCCACTGCAGGAGCATTTCCTCAATCCAGAGGCGCGGCGGAATTTGCATTTGATGTTGCTGCGAGGTTGA
- a CDS encoding transposase: MGRVARKSVWGPKGERIEIPIVNEREKQTYYGAINYATRQFFGQEYKTANSENTVSFLKYLQSLNPESKHLIIWDGASYHKYKEMKEYLEEINQGLDASEWLLTCELFAPNAPEQNPVEDIWLNAKSWLRKCWHELESFPLVKWFFEFLIEGEVYDFPKLYKYGFFELKTQAVLA, from the coding sequence ATGGGTCGTGTAGCAAGGAAGTCCGTGTGGGGTCCAAAGGGAGAACGAATAGAAATTCCAATAGTTAATGAGCGAGAAAAACAAACATATTATGGTGCAATAAATTATGCAACAAGACAATTTTTCGGGCAGGAGTATAAAACTGCGAATTCCGAAAACACGGTATCTTTTCTAAAATATTTGCAATCTCTCAATCCAGAGAGTAAACATTTAATAATTTGGGATGGAGCAAGCTATCACAAGTACAAAGAGATGAAGGAATATCTAGAGGAAATCAATCAAGGATTAGATGCTTCTGAGTGGCTTTTGACTTGTGAGTTATTTGCTCCTAATGCGCCGGAGCAAAACCCGGTGGAGGATATCTGGTTGAATGCTAAAAGCTGGCTTAGAAAATGTTGGCATGAGTTAGAGTCTTTTCCATTAGTCAAGTGGTTCTTTGAATTTTTAATTGAAGGAGAAGTCTATGACTTTCCGAAGCTTTACAAGTATGGCTTCTTTGAGCTGAAGACTCAGGCAGTTTTAGCTTGA
- a CDS encoding PIN domain-containing protein — protein sequence MKYLVDTNIWLRSIEEEHPDCMVALNAAEILIRQGNELYLIPQIIAEFWNACTRPMERNGFGLSHQETKLEVERLEGLLLLREDVPGIYPIWKDLIDRYQVRGVKVHDTRLVAAMLMHELTHLLTFNIKDFKRFKEIVVVHPSSISG from the coding sequence ATGAAGTATTTAGTCGATACCAACATTTGGTTGAGAAGCATTGAGGAAGAGCATCCCGACTGTATGGTTGCCCTGAATGCTGCTGAAATCTTGATACGCCAGGGCAACGAGCTTTATCTGATCCCGCAGATAATCGCAGAGTTTTGGAACGCTTGTACTCGACCAATGGAACGTAATGGATTCGGACTGTCTCACCAGGAAACAAAACTTGAGGTCGAGAGACTTGAGGGGCTGTTGCTACTTCGAGAGGATGTGCCCGGAATCTATCCAATCTGGAAAGACTTAATCGATCGCTATCAGGTGCGGGGTGTCAAAGTCCACGACACAAGACTGGTGGCAGCGATGCTCATGCACGAACTGACCCATCTTTTAACCTTTAATATCAAAGACTTTAAGCGATTTAAAGAGATCGTTGTTGTTCATCCCTCGTCGATTAGTGGCTAG
- a CDS encoding IS5 family transposase, giving the protein MTRQSYDTDLTPAQCELLAPLLPPAKPGGRPRSVNVFEVVNAIFYLLRAGCAWRLLPHDFPAWQTVYHYFRQWEADGTWEALNHALRQQLRETVGRNPSPSAACLDSQSVKTAGAAQETGFDGGKKVKGRKRTILVDTMGLLLGAKVHSARRSDHDGLTLLGIWFASMWSCLQLIWTDKTFGGKSFVAWVEQAFGWTIEVVQRPAEQKGFQLLPRRWVVERTFAWFGRYRRLSKDYEYLPTTSETMLYAAMVNLMLRRLA; this is encoded by the coding sequence ATGACACGCCAATCCTACGACACCGATCTAACCCCTGCCCAGTGCGAGCTTCTAGCTCCGCTATTACCGCCAGCTAAGCCAGGCGGTCGTCCCCGCAGCGTCAACGTTTTCGAAGTGGTCAATGCCATCTTCTATCTGTTGAGAGCCGGATGTGCCTGGCGTCTGCTGCCCCACGACTTCCCCGCTTGGCAAACGGTCTACCATTACTTCCGTCAGTGGGAAGCCGATGGCACCTGGGAAGCTCTCAACCATGCTCTGCGCCAGCAACTGAGAGAAACGGTGGGGCGCAATCCTTCTCCCTCGGCAGCCTGCCTGGATTCCCAGTCGGTCAAAACAGCTGGTGCCGCTCAAGAAACAGGCTTTGATGGAGGCAAAAAAGTTAAAGGTCGCAAGCGCACTATCCTGGTTGATACGATGGGTCTACTGCTGGGTGCCAAGGTCCACAGTGCCCGACGCTCCGACCATGACGGCCTCACCTTGCTGGGGATTTGGTTTGCCAGTATGTGGAGTTGCTTGCAATTGATTTGGACCGATAAAACCTTTGGTGGCAAATCTTTTGTGGCTTGGGTTGAGCAAGCGTTTGGCTGGACTATTGAAGTCGTACAACGGCCTGCTGAGCAAAAAGGGTTCCAGCTTTTACCTCGGCGATGGGTGGTTGAGCGCACCTTTGCCTGGTTTGGTCGATACCGTCGCTTGAGCAAGGACTACGAATATTTGCCCACTACGAGTGAGACGATGCTTTACGCTGCTATGGTCAATCTCATGCTTCGTAGGCTGGCTTGA
- the trpB gene encoding tryptophan synthase subunit beta — MTQTPIAPQSPSTASAIEARPDRRGRFGQFGGKYVPETLMSALTELEAAFRQYRQDAQFQAELDGLLKDYVGRPSPLYFAERLTQHYGGAQIYFKREDLNHTGAHKINNALGQVLLALRMGKRRIIAETGAGQHGVATATVCARFGLECIIYMGRLDIERQAPNVQRMQLLGAEVRPVDAGTRTLKEATSEAIRDWVTNVETTHYIIGSVAGPHPYPMMVREFHDCIGRETRQQCLEKWGGLPDVLLACVGGGSNAIGLFNDFIDEPSVRIIGIEAAGEGADTAHHAATLTRGQVGVLHGAMSYLLQDDDGQVREAHSISAGLDYPGVGPEHSYLKDIGRAEYYSATDREAVRAVLLTSKLEGIIPALETAHAIAYLETLAPQLDADAKIVLNCSGRGDKDLASVQRYLEKYPDVAMAL, encoded by the coding sequence GTGACGCAAACCCCCATTGCACCTCAATCGCCTTCCACTGCCAGCGCGATCGAAGCCCGCCCCGACCGGCGAGGCCGTTTCGGCCAGTTTGGTGGCAAATATGTGCCCGAAACGCTGATGAGTGCCCTAACGGAGTTAGAAGCTGCCTTTCGCCAATATCGCCAAGACGCCCAATTCCAAGCAGAACTGGACGGATTGCTGAAGGATTATGTGGGTCGTCCCAGCCCGCTGTATTTTGCCGAGCGTCTAACCCAGCACTATGGCGGCGCTCAAATCTATTTCAAGCGCGAAGATCTCAACCACACGGGAGCCCACAAAATTAACAATGCCCTGGGGCAAGTGCTGTTGGCCTTGCGCATGGGCAAGCGCCGCATCATTGCCGAAACGGGGGCGGGCCAGCACGGCGTGGCGACTGCAACCGTCTGCGCGCGGTTTGGCTTGGAATGCATTATCTATATGGGTCGCCTCGACATCGAGCGACAAGCTCCCAACGTGCAGCGGATGCAACTGCTGGGGGCCGAGGTGCGCCCGGTGGATGCGGGAACTCGCACCCTCAAAGAAGCCACTTCTGAAGCCATCCGCGATTGGGTCACCAATGTCGAAACCACCCACTACATCATTGGGTCTGTGGCGGGGCCGCATCCCTATCCGATGATGGTGCGGGAGTTCCACGATTGCATCGGTCGCGAAACCCGGCAGCAGTGCTTGGAGAAATGGGGGGGCTTGCCGGATGTATTGCTGGCCTGCGTGGGGGGGGGCTCGAACGCGATCGGGCTCTTTAATGACTTCATTGACGAACCGTCAGTCCGCATTATTGGGATTGAGGCAGCAGGAGAAGGTGCAGATACAGCCCATCACGCAGCGACGCTCACTCGCGGACAGGTGGGAGTGCTGCACGGGGCGATGAGCTATCTGTTGCAGGACGACGACGGCCAAGTGCGCGAGGCGCATTCCATCAGTGCGGGGTTAGATTATCCGGGCGTCGGTCCCGAGCACAGCTATCTCAAAGATATTGGGCGGGCAGAATATTATAGTGCCACCGATCGCGAAGCGGTGCGAGCGGTTTTGCTCACCTCTAAGTTAGAGGGCATTATCCCGGCACTAGAGACAGCCCACGCGATCGCCTATCTGGAAACACTCGCGCCGCAGTTGGACGCAGACGCCAAAATTGTGCTCAACTGTTCCGGTCGCGGCGACAAGGATTTGGCTTCCGTACAGCGCTATTTAGAGAAGTATCCCGACGTGGCGATGGCTCTCTAG